Proteins encoded within one genomic window of Sulfurovum sp. XGS-02:
- the lolA gene encoding LolA-like outer membrane lipoprotein chaperone: MRLLSLLLLASSLLSASIELPENFQADFIQKITNTKNKVITYSGNVRFSNETLFKWSYKEPTQKEVCTDGLELLVVDHDLEQVSAYRISNGINIAKIVKQAKPHSKNIYVAAYENKKYTIQVDAQKKLHSIAYFDDLDNKVQILFKQMKYGKGNLPAQSMKCNYPIEYDMIQG, encoded by the coding sequence ATGAGACTATTATCGTTACTGTTATTGGCATCTTCTCTGCTATCTGCAAGTATAGAACTACCAGAAAATTTCCAAGCAGATTTTATACAGAAAATAACCAATACAAAAAACAAAGTGATCACCTACAGCGGGAACGTACGTTTCTCCAATGAGACACTTTTCAAATGGAGCTATAAAGAACCTACACAAAAAGAGGTATGTACCGACGGCTTGGAGCTGCTTGTGGTAGATCATGACCTCGAGCAGGTTTCTGCCTACCGTATATCAAACGGTATCAATATTGCCAAGATCGTAAAACAAGCAAAACCACACAGTAAAAATATCTATGTAGCAGCGTATGAAAATAAAAAATACACCATACAGGTCGATGCCCAGAAAAAACTGCACAGTATCGCCTATTTTGATGACCTGGATAACAAAGTACAGATACTCTTCAAACAGATGAAATACGGAAAAGGAAATCTGCCTGCACAAAGTATGAAATGTAATTACCCCATAGAGTATGACATGATACAAGGATAA
- the secA gene encoding preprotein translocase subunit SecA produces the protein MIKSVLKLFGTQNDKIVKNYLKKVKQINQLEPQYEALDDDALKAAFETLKSDVQSGTKALNEVLYDSFAITREAAKRALGMRHYDVQMVGGLVLNDGNIAEMKTGEGKTLVATLAVVLNAMTGKGVHVVTVNDYLAKRDSEEMGKLYEFLGYSVGCITADIHDDMGRKSQYDADITYGTNNEYGFDYLRDNMKVRVEEKVQREHHFAIVDEVDSILIDEARTPLIISGPTQRDHNHYAKADAIAKQMKRGEKIETKPGEPEQTTGDFIVDEKNRTIVMTEDGLQKAQDLFEVENLYSLENAVLSHHLDQALKAHNIFEKDVDYVVQNNEIIIVDEFTGRLSEGRRYSEGLHQALEAKEGVEVQEESQTLAEITYQNYFRLYDKLAGMTGTAQTEATEFSQIYNLDVISIPTNLPIARIDKNDLIYNTEREKLDAVVRRIKELNEKGQPVLIGTASIEKSEMIHARLKKEKIAHNILNAKNHAQEAEIIVNAGQKGAVTVATNMAGRGVDIKIDDEVRSLGGLMILGTERHESRRIDNQLRGRSGRQGDPGESQFFLSLDDNLLRIFGGEKIRNIMNRLGVEDGEYIDSKIVTRSVEKAQKKVENQHYESRKHILEYDDVANHQRKAIYAFRNQLLDPEFDIAAKIKENRTEYIEYLLAEAEIFAGMPTEDFDVERLAALIKEELRIEVQSEQFKEKEVEELTAMITEMMENLYERKMSQIDPEQRQEIERILYLQVLDPQWRDHLYEMDVLKTGIGLRGYNQKDPLTEYKQDSYKLFTDLVSRIKIEAVKVLQLVQFDFESPEEEEAAVEHIREELESDVANTTLNQSFEEGVITEDSSKLSPITGTKKPKRNDPCPCGSGKKYKNCCGQSGPKKGLLA, from the coding sequence ATGATAAAAAGCGTACTTAAACTCTTTGGCACACAAAATGACAAGATCGTAAAAAACTATCTTAAAAAAGTAAAACAGATCAATCAACTTGAACCGCAATATGAAGCACTCGATGATGATGCACTCAAAGCTGCATTTGAAACACTTAAAAGTGACGTACAGAGTGGCACAAAAGCACTCAATGAAGTACTTTATGACTCTTTTGCTATCACCAGAGAAGCGGCGAAACGGGCTTTAGGTATGAGACATTATGATGTACAGATGGTCGGGGGGCTGGTACTCAATGACGGCAACATCGCAGAGATGAAAACAGGTGAAGGTAAAACCCTTGTAGCGACACTGGCAGTCGTGCTTAATGCCATGACAGGGAAAGGTGTCCATGTCGTTACAGTCAATGACTACCTTGCAAAAAGAGACTCCGAAGAGATGGGTAAACTCTATGAATTCCTGGGCTATAGTGTAGGATGTATCACGGCGGACATCCATGATGATATGGGTAGAAAATCCCAGTACGATGCCGATATCACCTATGGAACGAACAACGAATACGGTTTTGACTACCTTCGTGACAACATGAAAGTAAGGGTTGAAGAGAAAGTACAGCGTGAACACCATTTTGCCATAGTGGATGAAGTAGACTCCATCCTCATTGATGAGGCAAGAACACCGCTGATCATCTCAGGACCTACACAACGTGACCATAACCATTATGCCAAAGCGGATGCTATTGCGAAGCAGATGAAACGCGGAGAGAAGATAGAGACAAAACCGGGTGAACCGGAGCAGACCACGGGTGATTTCATCGTGGATGAGAAGAACAGAACCATCGTCATGACAGAGGACGGGTTACAAAAAGCACAAGATCTCTTTGAAGTAGAAAACCTTTACAGCCTTGAAAATGCCGTACTTTCCCATCACCTTGACCAGGCACTCAAAGCACACAATATCTTTGAAAAAGATGTCGACTATGTTGTACAGAACAATGAGATCATTATCGTGGATGAATTTACAGGAAGACTCTCTGAAGGTCGTAGATATTCAGAAGGATTGCACCAGGCACTCGAAGCCAAGGAAGGTGTAGAGGTTCAGGAGGAGTCACAAACACTTGCTGAGATCACCTACCAAAACTACTTCAGGCTTTATGATAAGCTTGCCGGTATGACCGGTACGGCACAAACGGAAGCTACGGAGTTCTCACAGATCTATAATCTGGATGTTATCTCTATCCCAACCAATCTGCCTATCGCCAGAATAGATAAAAATGACCTGATCTACAACACGGAGCGTGAGAAGTTGGATGCTGTCGTAAGACGGATCAAAGAGCTCAATGAAAAGGGACAGCCCGTACTCATAGGTACCGCTTCCATCGAAAAATCTGAAATGATCCATGCACGTTTGAAAAAAGAGAAGATCGCGCATAATATCCTCAATGCAAAAAACCATGCACAAGAAGCAGAGATCATTGTCAATGCCGGACAGAAAGGTGCAGTGACCGTTGCTACCAATATGGCTGGACGTGGGGTGGATATCAAGATCGATGACGAGGTAAGAAGTCTAGGCGGACTGATGATTCTGGGTACCGAACGTCATGAGAGTAGACGTATAGACAATCAGCTCAGAGGTCGTTCCGGACGTCAGGGTGACCCGGGAGAGAGTCAGTTCTTCCTAAGTCTAGATGACAACTTGCTCCGTATCTTTGGCGGAGAGAAGATCAGAAATATCATGAACAGACTCGGGGTGGAAGATGGTGAATACATCGACTCTAAGATCGTGACACGTTCGGTAGAGAAGGCACAGAAAAAAGTAGAGAACCAGCACTACGAGTCAAGAAAGCACATCTTGGAATATGATGATGTGGCCAACCACCAAAGAAAAGCGATCTATGCCTTTAGAAACCAACTCCTTGATCCGGAGTTCGACATTGCGGCAAAGATCAAAGAGAACCGTACAGAGTATATAGAGTATCTTTTAGCAGAAGCGGAGATCTTTGCAGGTATGCCGACAGAAGATTTTGATGTAGAGAGACTTGCTGCATTGATCAAAGAAGAGCTGCGTATTGAAGTGCAAAGTGAGCAGTTCAAAGAGAAAGAAGTAGAAGAGCTCACTGCTATGATCACAGAGATGATGGAGAACCTCTACGAACGTAAAATGTCTCAGATCGATCCGGAGCAGAGACAAGAGATCGAACGTATCCTATACCTTCAGGTACTTGATCCACAGTGGAGAGACCACCTCTATGAAATGGATGTACTCAAAACAGGTATCGGACTAAGAGGGTATAATCAAAAAGATCCATTGACGGAGTACAAACAGGACAGTTATAAACTCTTTACAGATCTTGTGTCACGTATCAAGATAGAAGCGGTAAAGGTACTTCAGCTTGTACAGTTTGATTTTGAATCTCCTGAGGAAGAGGAAGCTGCAGTTGAGCACATTAGAGAAGAGTTGGAAAGTGATGTTGCAAATACGACACTCAACCAATCTTTTGAAGAAGGTGTCATTACTGAAGATTCATCAAAACTCAGTCCTATCACAGGCACTAAAAAACCTAAAAGAAATGATCCGTGTCCATGCGGTTCGGGTAAAAAATATAAGAACTGTTGTGGACAGAGCGGACCTAAAAAAGGTCTTTTGGCCTAA
- a CDS encoding ABC transporter permease, which yields MSTPAKISSPNKKFIRHIIKHYLKYDKENPFIFISAMLAFLGIAAGVMVLMIAMGIMNGTQKEFTKKLFVMNYPLTVLPLEENTVNDALITSLGEKFPHLQFSPYYTTQVITKNDGAVQGSLVYGVDFDKESKINAIFKEATGHETSKFRVVIGEGLSFEMNAPKGEKVTLYFSEQQAIGFGTMPLQKRFIVDGIFKSGLKAYDKAIMYTSLEAFEKLLDRTHGSYDGLHIYTENPLDEIDAIRRVLPEMVVIEGWWQQNGNFFAAMEMEKKALFLVLLLIILVASLNIISSLLMTVMSRRREIALMRTLGATKIEIKVIFFRLGLIIGSAGIVAGTLLGGLGIWILTTFDIISMPADVYGTSKLPVDLTFNDFGLIIVGTSIIILLSALYPAKKASQTDPLTVLRNE from the coding sequence ATGTCCACACCTGCCAAGATCTCCTCGCCTAATAAAAAGTTTATTAGGCATATCATCAAGCACTATCTCAAATATGATAAAGAGAACCCTTTTATCTTTATCTCTGCAATGTTGGCTTTCTTGGGAATCGCTGCAGGTGTGATGGTACTGATGATCGCTATGGGGATCATGAACGGGACACAAAAAGAGTTCACCAAAAAACTTTTTGTGATGAATTATCCTCTGACCGTACTTCCATTGGAAGAGAATACTGTCAACGATGCACTCATCACATCATTGGGAGAAAAATTTCCCCATCTTCAGTTCAGTCCTTATTACACCACGCAGGTTATTACAAAAAATGACGGTGCAGTACAGGGCTCATTGGTCTATGGGGTAGATTTTGATAAAGAGAGCAAAATCAATGCTATCTTCAAAGAGGCTACAGGCCATGAAACTAGCAAGTTCAGGGTGGTCATAGGGGAAGGACTCTCTTTTGAAATGAATGCCCCTAAAGGTGAAAAAGTCACACTTTACTTTTCAGAGCAGCAGGCTATCGGTTTCGGGACGATGCCGCTTCAAAAACGTTTTATTGTAGATGGTATTTTCAAATCCGGTCTTAAAGCCTATGACAAAGCGATCATGTATACCTCTTTGGAGGCTTTTGAAAAACTCTTGGACCGTACACATGGAAGCTATGACGGTCTGCATATCTATACGGAAAATCCTCTTGACGAAATAGACGCTATACGAAGAGTATTACCTGAAATGGTCGTCATAGAAGGTTGGTGGCAGCAGAATGGGAATTTCTTTGCAGCCATGGAAATGGAGAAGAAAGCACTCTTTCTAGTCTTGCTGCTTATTATCCTTGTCGCCTCGCTAAATATCATCTCCTCTTTGCTTATGACAGTGATGAGCCGAAGAAGAGAGATCGCCCTTATGCGCACACTGGGTGCCACAAAGATAGAGATAAAAGTGATTTTCTTTAGATTAGGACTTATTATTGGAAGTGCAGGTATCGTGGCAGGTACACTGCTTGGCGGACTTGGCATCTGGATACTCACCACTTTTGACATCATCTCTATGCCTGCGGATGTTTACGGTACTTCAAAACTGCCTGTGGATCTTACATTTAATGATTTTGGATTGATCATTGTAGGTACCAGTATCATTATACTTCTTTCCGCCCTCTACCCAGCAAAAAAAGCATCTCAGACGGACCCGTTGACTGTACTTAGAAATGAGTAA
- a CDS encoding AsmA-like C-terminal domain-containing protein, whose translation MIKTSVIFSAHAIHVLLRNTLIFLVVLFLAFFIWLMAGIKLDTVKAADYYVEGLYIKLDKKLIVKADHVILPQSKANPSFNSVHDTFERIKYLLTFFQSIELKHIVFNNNVLSIEFSNDFLKLSSKDYEITGTARREGKMLKATIPLLFLKKHNVTMSGKLTYDLHEKILATEGFFRLYDVLGRFNASKDGKKIDFGLESDSFSDLKRIIDMFDLEESVRSWVVDKVKADHYKLLSLTGKGTLEDGTFKMDFDALKGEVLFSDTQIHFKEALPPVLAPSFVLAYHEGGLYFDLKDPTYEGISLQGSKVSILNLLNADTNLKLKIRSDHRFDATMQHLLKAYDIVLPVDQQSGKANVLFMADLALKNSYQDYFVNVDFNKSDVLLGKVKLPIQKGNVQYKKGLISFNNIYLKGIFYEGKLDGTLDLQKKKSDFIFDAKRVTLGDEQETFFSLNKETLPFTLNYAKNIQIKIPKFSLKLTNDTNETSIQLNDLNKIKPYLPDPGPIENGGKVTIQTKDFTTYTFKGNLKRESCFLYEKNDQCKTRVPFEGTVTSEGLDFYAFDKRFHYNKANARIKLTNLNFDLEKFLTLEAKKAAGEKRKKKDKVKAAKSLIILGENSQLRYGKHSLVTDSYDVEIKPNGDIKAIGSSSGDIIKFSKEKDIFSIQALRIQDKALHPLIDFQGLQNGRYTLKFSGDPEKTMKGEIIIEGGVMKDFKAYNNTLAFINTIPALASLQSPGYSDKGFTIEKGIAEYRMIEQNKIIFDSIYIKGVSATIAGTGEIDLEKKTIDLNLAIQSARELGKLVGSLPLVGYIIMGEDKSMTFGLQIIGRLDDPQVKTSAGGDILSLPLKILKRALESPEHIINE comes from the coding sequence ATGATCAAAACCAGTGTAATATTTTCTGCCCATGCTATCCATGTGCTTTTACGTAATACACTCATCTTCCTGGTTGTCCTTTTTCTCGCTTTTTTTATATGGCTTATGGCAGGTATCAAATTGGATACGGTAAAAGCCGCTGACTACTATGTAGAGGGATTATACATTAAACTCGATAAAAAGCTTATAGTGAAAGCGGATCATGTTATTCTCCCCCAAAGTAAAGCCAACCCTTCTTTTAATAGTGTACATGACACATTCGAACGTATAAAATATCTACTTACCTTTTTTCAATCGATTGAACTGAAACATATAGTGTTCAACAATAATGTCTTGAGTATTGAGTTTAGTAATGATTTTTTAAAGCTATCGAGCAAAGACTATGAGATCACTGGGACAGCAAGACGTGAAGGAAAGATGTTAAAAGCGACCATCCCTCTACTTTTTTTGAAAAAACATAATGTAACGATGAGCGGAAAATTGACCTATGACCTACATGAAAAGATATTAGCAACAGAAGGTTTTTTCAGGCTTTATGATGTATTGGGAAGGTTCAACGCGAGCAAAGATGGAAAAAAGATCGATTTTGGACTGGAGAGTGACAGTTTCAGTGACTTGAAACGTATCATTGATATGTTTGATCTTGAAGAAAGTGTGCGAAGTTGGGTCGTAGATAAGGTCAAAGCCGATCACTATAAACTCCTCTCGTTAACGGGTAAAGGAACCTTGGAAGATGGCACCTTTAAAATGGATTTTGATGCACTGAAGGGGGAAGTTCTCTTTTCAGATACACAGATACATTTTAAAGAAGCACTGCCACCGGTTTTGGCACCAAGTTTTGTATTAGCCTATCACGAAGGAGGGCTCTATTTTGATCTGAAGGATCCGACCTATGAAGGTATCAGTTTACAGGGCAGCAAAGTGAGCATACTCAATCTACTCAATGCCGACACGAATTTAAAACTGAAAATAAGATCTGACCACCGCTTTGATGCTACTATGCAGCATTTGCTCAAAGCCTATGATATTGTGTTGCCAGTGGATCAACAAAGTGGGAAAGCCAATGTGTTGTTCATGGCAGATTTGGCTTTGAAGAACAGTTATCAAGATTATTTTGTCAATGTTGATTTTAACAAAAGTGATGTGTTGCTGGGTAAAGTCAAACTGCCTATTCAAAAAGGAAATGTACAGTATAAAAAAGGCTTGATCTCTTTTAATAATATCTATTTAAAAGGGATATTCTATGAAGGGAAACTCGATGGTACATTGGATCTGCAAAAGAAAAAATCAGATTTCATCTTTGATGCCAAGCGTGTTACCTTGGGAGATGAACAAGAGACGTTTTTTAGTCTAAACAAAGAAACATTGCCGTTTACACTCAACTATGCAAAAAACATCCAGATCAAGATACCTAAATTCTCTTTAAAACTTACAAATGATACCAATGAAACCTCCATACAACTCAATGACCTCAATAAGATCAAACCCTATCTACCGGATCCGGGTCCTATTGAAAATGGCGGGAAAGTGACTATTCAAACAAAAGACTTCACTACCTATACCTTTAAAGGCAACTTGAAAAGAGAATCCTGTTTTCTCTATGAAAAAAATGATCAATGTAAAACAAGGGTTCCTTTTGAGGGTACAGTTACATCCGAAGGATTGGATTTCTATGCCTTTGATAAACGTTTTCATTACAACAAAGCCAATGCACGTATTAAACTGACCAATCTCAATTTTGATCTTGAAAAGTTTTTAACTCTAGAAGCAAAAAAAGCTGCTGGTGAAAAGAGGAAAAAGAAAGATAAAGTCAAGGCGGCTAAGAGTTTGATCATTTTGGGAGAGAACAGTCAATTAAGGTATGGTAAGCACAGCTTAGTGACCGACAGTTATGATGTGGAAATCAAACCCAATGGAGATATTAAGGCCATAGGAAGTTCATCCGGGGACATTATTAAATTTTCTAAAGAGAAAGATATTTTTTCAATACAGGCACTGCGTATACAGGATAAAGCACTCCATCCTCTTATTGATTTTCAGGGGTTACAGAATGGACGCTATACATTAAAATTCTCGGGTGATCCTGAAAAGACCATGAAGGGTGAGATCATTATAGAGGGCGGAGTGATGAAAGATTTCAAGGCCTACAATAACACTCTGGCCTTTATCAATACCATACCTGCCTTAGCTTCCTTGCAGAGCCCCGGGTATTCCGATAAAGGGTTTACGATAGAGAAGGGAATAGCCGAGTATAGAATGATCGAACAAAATAAGATCATTTTTGATTCTATTTATATCAAAGGGGTATCGGCAACGATCGCAGGCACAGGAGAGATTGACCTTGAGAAAAAAACCATCGATCTGAATCTTGCTATCCAATCAGCAAGAGAGTTGGGTAAACTGGTAGGGAGTTTACCTCTGGTAGGTTATATCATCATGGGCGAAGACAAGAGTATGACCTTTGGACTCCAAATTATAGGTAGATTGGATGATCCGCAGGTCAAGACCTCTGCAGGAGGAGATATACTCTCTTTACCACTCAAAATACTTAAAAGAGCATTGGAGTCACCGGAACATATTATCAATGAATAA
- the mltG gene encoding endolytic transglycosylase MltG, with translation MSVLRKSTWIAWAENITLVLIISFAFYTTLPIQTTRTLLVPQGSITHIISQLTQKGYALSPIDKYILVFLGKPQSGWVDIGATRLNRIDFLYRLTTAKAKMEEITLIPGETTELFFTTVATDLKLDKTKLDTYYKEFSNYPEAGIYADTYYVPYGISEKHFVHFLISASEKRYQEISEKIYGNYNKKQWLNILIIASIIQKEAANTEEMPIVSSVIYNRLKRGMRLQMDGTLNYGKYSHVKVTPERIKNDTSRFNTYKYKGLPHMPIGAVSLDAIIAAIKPAKTNYLYFMKNAKGVHDFTHSYKTHRKNIQKAR, from the coding sequence ATGAGTGTATTACGTAAAAGCACATGGATAGCATGGGCAGAAAATATTACACTGGTTTTGATCATCTCTTTTGCCTTTTATACAACACTACCCATTCAAACAACGCGGACACTTTTAGTACCGCAGGGATCTATTACTCACATTATATCACAGCTGACACAAAAAGGGTATGCATTAAGCCCTATTGATAAATATATTTTAGTCTTTCTTGGAAAACCTCAAAGTGGGTGGGTAGATATAGGTGCGACCCGTTTGAACCGTATCGATTTTTTATACAGACTTACGACCGCAAAAGCGAAGATGGAAGAGATCACACTGATCCCGGGTGAGACCACAGAACTCTTCTTCACTACTGTAGCTACTGACCTGAAACTTGATAAAACAAAACTGGATACCTATTATAAAGAGTTTTCAAATTACCCTGAAGCAGGCATCTATGCAGATACCTATTATGTGCCTTACGGTATCAGTGAAAAACATTTTGTCCACTTTCTTATTTCTGCCTCTGAGAAAAGATATCAAGAGATCTCTGAAAAGATCTATGGAAACTATAATAAAAAACAGTGGTTAAATATACTCATTATTGCCTCTATCATCCAAAAAGAAGCGGCCAATACAGAAGAGATGCCCATCGTTTCATCGGTGATCTACAACCGTCTTAAGCGAGGTATGCGTCTGCAAATGGACGGGACACTGAATTACGGTAAATATTCTCATGTCAAGGTCACGCCGGAACGCATTAAAAATGACACCAGTAGATTTAACACCTATAAATATAAGGGACTGCCTCATATGCCTATAGGTGCAGTCTCTCTTGATGCGATCATCGCAGCGATCAAACCGGCGAAAACAAACTATCTTTACTTCATGAAAAATGCTAAAGGGGTACATGACTTTACCCACAGCTATAAAACGCATCGTAAAAATATTCAAAAAGCGCGTTGA
- a CDS encoding protein phosphatase 2C domain-containing protein produces the protein MSKQSIETSGFTLAKGTQLRGDDFFEVKVMENITVAVVCDGVGSALQGAQAAKHTTNFLINALKNRPKSWTMEKSIKHFIENINRVLYLDSMAEYEREELVTTLALVVIEGDRLYGANVGDSRIYLHRNIDGDAQLTQLSEDHIMDEEGMENVLMAAMGLEESVSPYYFENNLAAGDLILLCSDGLYHELSEDELRSDMKMGASFLVKKASKLHHDDLPDDTTAIVLEIKEVDPRFRLKQSDLMTREHYKAGEVIDGYRLIKPLVQNERTWLCEKRGFNYVMKFIPNEAMDDEMILDLFVKEAWMAKRLKAGFFPKAVIPKNRTHRYYIMSFIEGQTLKAYCAKKPLSVDLSVALACFLLKMSNFLMKYDLVHGDIKPENIIVTERKGKPVFKMVDFGSITEAYSNVTRAGTPSYLAPERFRQAPINEQTEIYAIGVTLYEVLTQKFPFGEIEPFQNPTFDKSIKAPCKLNPKIPAWFESVILRALDTDTDQRYRNYSEMQYEVSNPLKVKPYFDKSKSILERNPMLACRIGFIGMIVLNIVQLLWF, from the coding sequence ATGTCAAAACAAAGCATCGAAACATCGGGATTCACACTTGCTAAGGGTACACAGCTCAGAGGAGATGATTTTTTTGAAGTAAAAGTGATGGAGAACATTACTGTCGCTGTTGTCTGTGATGGGGTAGGGTCTGCATTACAAGGGGCACAGGCAGCCAAACACACGACCAACTTTTTGATCAATGCACTGAAGAACAGACCCAAAAGCTGGACGATGGAAAAGTCCATCAAACACTTTATAGAAAATATCAACAGAGTTCTCTATCTTGATTCGATGGCAGAATATGAGCGTGAAGAACTTGTCACTACACTTGCATTGGTTGTGATAGAAGGTGACAGACTCTATGGTGCAAATGTAGGGGACAGTCGCATCTATCTACACAGAAATATTGATGGTGATGCGCAACTGACCCAACTCTCTGAAGATCATATTATGGATGAAGAGGGTATGGAAAATGTACTCATGGCAGCGATGGGACTTGAGGAGAGTGTTTCACCCTACTATTTTGAAAACAACCTTGCAGCCGGAGACTTGATACTACTTTGCAGCGATGGGCTCTACCATGAGCTTTCAGAAGATGAACTAAGATCCGATATGAAAATGGGTGCCTCTTTTTTAGTAAAAAAAGCAAGTAAACTGCATCATGATGATCTTCCTGATGATACCACAGCCATTGTCCTTGAGATCAAAGAGGTGGATCCCCGGTTCAGGTTGAAACAGAGTGATCTCATGACACGTGAGCATTATAAAGCGGGGGAAGTGATCGATGGCTACAGATTGATCAAACCTTTGGTCCAAAATGAACGTACCTGGCTTTGTGAAAAACGGGGATTCAATTATGTGATGAAGTTCATACCGAATGAAGCGATGGACGATGAGATGATACTTGACCTGTTTGTAAAAGAAGCTTGGATGGCAAAGAGACTTAAAGCAGGTTTTTTCCCTAAAGCAGTGATCCCCAAAAATCGTACACACCGTTACTACATTATGAGTTTTATAGAAGGTCAGACACTCAAAGCGTATTGTGCAAAAAAACCGCTCTCTGTAGATTTGAGTGTCGCATTGGCATGCTTTTTACTCAAGATGTCAAACTTCCTCATGAAATACGATCTGGTCCATGGGGACATCAAGCCTGAAAATATCATAGTGACTGAACGTAAAGGAAAGCCGGTATTTAAAATGGTTGACTTCGGGAGTATCACTGAAGCCTACTCCAATGTGACACGGGCAGGTACACCTTCCTACCTGGCCCCGGAACGTTTCAGGCAAGCGCCGATCAATGAGCAGACAGAGATCTATGCCATAGGTGTGACACTCTATGAGGTTTTGACACAAAAGTTTCCCTTTGGTGAGATAGAACCTTTTCAAAACCCTACGTTTGATAAGAGTATCAAAGCACCGTGCAAACTCAATCCTAAAATTCCTGCATGGTTTGAGAGTGTGATTTTAAGAGCACTGGATACCGATACGGATCAACGTTACAGAAACTACTCGGAAATGCAATATGAAGTAAGCAACCCTTTGAAAGTAAAACCCTACTTTGATAAAAGTAAATCTATTTTAGAGAGAAATCCAATGCTTGCATGCCGTATAGGTTTTATAGGGATGATCGTATTGAATATCGTACAACTTTTGTGGTTCTAG
- a CDS encoding nitrate/nitrite transporter — protein sequence MAGFKALKGQGHTPTLFMAFLYFDMSFMVWTMLGPLSTEISEALAATGYMITAGEKATLLSLPILSGALLRILLGFGVDKLGAKLTALMAQSVVIAALLMAYFMGETITYNALLIVALGLGFAGASFAVALPQAGQWYPPKLQGVVLGLAGAGNIGVVIDFLFAPKIAEKWGWESVFLVGAIMAIVVWIAYAFLAKDAPESVYKARPKKLSDYGKLLKDKDTWWFNLFYAVSFGGFVGFAGYMKVYLMNTYQVDMSAFGLDILDEGNVKVVAGYFGALCIFAGAVLRPVGGAVADKMGGVKSLYIFFGTVATLAVVNATISLPFGLAIVVLFLIMANLGMANGAVFQLVPQRFGKDIGIMTGIIGAAGGLGGTALIKTLGWSKGAFDGYTAGFMIFSAVVLIAIAGISLVKTRWRTTWGLKAGGMI from the coding sequence ATGGCAGGATTTAAGGCATTGAAAGGACAGGGACATACACCGACATTGTTCATGGCTTTTTTATATTTTGATATGAGTTTTATGGTTTGGACCATGCTAGGCCCACTTTCGACAGAAATAAGTGAGGCACTGGCAGCTACAGGTTATATGATAACAGCAGGTGAAAAAGCTACGTTACTTTCACTCCCTATTTTGTCTGGTGCATTGTTAAGAATTTTACTTGGTTTTGGTGTAGATAAACTCGGAGCAAAACTGACAGCACTCATGGCACAGTCTGTAGTGATCGCAGCACTGCTTATGGCATATTTTATGGGTGAGACCATTACTTACAATGCCTTGCTTATTGTAGCGCTTGGACTTGGTTTTGCAGGGGCATCGTTTGCTGTGGCGCTTCCTCAGGCAGGTCAGTGGTATCCACCTAAGTTACAAGGCGTTGTACTTGGTCTTGCCGGAGCAGGTAACATCGGTGTGGTCATTGACTTTTTATTTGCACCTAAGATCGCAGAAAAATGGGGTTGGGAATCTGTATTTCTAGTGGGTGCCATCATGGCTATTGTAGTATGGATAGCATATGCATTTTTGGCTAAAGATGCACCGGAATCTGTCTATAAAGCCAGACCTAAAAAGCTCTCTGATTATGGAAAACTTCTTAAAGATAAAGATACGTGGTGGTTTAACCTTTTCTATGCAGTAAGTTTTGGCGGGTTTGTAGGTTTTGCAGGGTATATGAAAGTCTATTTGATGAACACCTATCAAGTAGATATGAGTGCATTTGGACTTGATATCCTGGATGAAGGCAATGTGAAAGTCGTTGCAGGTTATTTTGGCGCACTGTGTATTTTTGCCGGTGCAGTACTTCGACCTGTAGGCGGTGCTGTTGCAGATAAAATGGGTGGTGTAAAATCTCTCTATATCTTCTTTGGTACGGTTGCAACACTGGCTGTAGTGAATGCTACGATCTCATTACCGTTCGGGTTAGCCATCGTGGTGCTTTTCCTTATTATGGCGAATTTGGGTATGGCCAATGGTGCAGTCTTTCAGCTGGTCCCGCAAAGGTTTGGTAAAGATATCGGTATTATGACAGGTATCATCGGTGCAGCCGGTGGTCTTGGCGGTACGGCACTGATCAAGACCCTAGGGTGGTCGAAAGGTGCTTTTGACGGGTATACCGCAGGATTTATGATATTTTCGGCAGTGGTTCTTATTGCGATCGCAGGTATCTCACTTGTGAAGACAAGATGGAGAACCACTTGGGGTTTGAAAGCAGGCGGCATGATCTAA